A region from the Chloroflexota bacterium genome encodes:
- a CDS encoding 4Fe-4S binding protein: MTTKDVYLELAEMIDKNDPHVVGVPVTPAMLKVLSLQFTPDEARLALQIGTTGGKLSELSAKTGVDKARLKKRLEAMAYKGTMWIDPGKEDPAYRVLGSCAPGLVETGLFGNIRFSYDVELGKALHQALYEWARDRLCKLGFPFAPIWAHPWVLPDDARPEENLIYFLKAQNYFCVSTCPCRLSHWLSEPDNHCNHMLETCLHSGDTARWCVEHGMGREITLDEALNLLRKANADGLVHSINIEGFICNCCTDCCPLFMGLNQLKTKTMIPSPFIPSIDKDECNACGSCIDICPVGALKMGEIPIVDVDICIGCGLCVTHCPPESIKLVRRSTQVEVPEEVRKNIG; the protein is encoded by the coding sequence ATGACTACCAAGGATGTCTACCTGGAACTGGCAGAGATGATAGACAAGAACGACCCGCATGTAGTGGGTGTGCCGGTGACACCGGCAATGTTGAAGGTTCTGAGCTTGCAGTTCACCCCTGATGAGGCTCGCCTGGCTCTTCAGATAGGTACCACCGGAGGCAAACTCAGCGAGCTCTCGGCCAAGACGGGCGTTGACAAAGCCAGGCTCAAGAAGAGGCTGGAGGCCATGGCCTACAAAGGCACAATGTGGATCGATCCCGGCAAGGAGGATCCGGCTTATCGGGTTCTGGGGAGCTGTGCTCCGGGACTTGTCGAGACGGGTCTCTTCGGCAATATACGGTTTTCCTACGATGTGGAATTGGGCAAAGCGCTTCATCAGGCTCTATATGAATGGGCCAGAGATAGACTGTGTAAACTGGGTTTCCCTTTTGCCCCCATATGGGCTCATCCCTGGGTACTACCCGACGATGCCCGTCCAGAGGAGAACCTCATTTATTTCCTGAAGGCACAGAATTATTTCTGTGTGTCCACCTGTCCCTGCCGCCTCTCACATTGGCTGTCGGAACCGGACAATCATTGCAATCATATGCTGGAGACGTGCCTTCACTCTGGAGATACCGCCCGATGGTGTGTCGAGCATGGTATGGGCCGCGAGATCACCCTGGATGAGGCCCTTAACCTTCTACGCAAAGCGAACGCAGATGGGCTGGTTCACAGCATCAATATTGAAGGCTTTATATGTAATTGCTGCACCGATTGCTGCCCCCTGTTCATGGGCTTGAATCAACTGAAAACCAAAACAATGATCCCATCCCCCTTTATACCCAGTATCGATAAGGATGAATGCAATGCTTGTGGCTCGTGTATTGATATCTGCCCCGTAGGTGCCCTGAAGATGGGCGAAATCCCTATAGTCGATGTAGACATCTGTATAGGATGTGGTCTATGTGTTACGCACTGCCCTCCTGAGTCGATCAAATTGGTAAGAAGATCCACACAGGTTGAAGTACCGGAAGAAGTAAGGAAAAATATAGGATAG